GCGGACATTTTCCAATGAATGCGATTCATTGGATCACTATAGCTGTAATCACGAACCCCACTAAATTGAAGAGATTCATGACTTCTTTTCGATGATGTCTGATTGCTATCTTCTGATTCACTATGTATATTTCTCCATTTTACGATAGGAAACGGTTCAGGATATACAATGAAATGCAGCTTTGATTTAACCATTATCTTTTTATGAATGAAACCAAACAAATCTTTTATAACAATTTGAATTCCTTCTGATCTATACTTCCCTCTTTGACTATTTACGATAAGATAATCGTATTGAAAAGTTGATTGAAATTTTGGCAAGTAAGTTTGTTTATGCCATTCATCCTCTACTATGACCCATACAAAAGGAATCCAAGTTTGAAGGTGTATGTTCACTTTCACCAAAATATTTTCACCTGAGGTCCATTTTTCACTAGATATTTCCCTTTGAGCTTTCAACTTTCGATTCGTCAATCTCACAATGATGAAATAAAGCAATAATAAACTAAGACAATAACTCACAAACCAAGATGAATACCCACCTTTAAACCAGCTATAACTAAGTGAACTAGCCCACATAAGTAAAATAAATATCATCTTCAAATTATTCATTAATTCAACCTTCTAACCTAATGAGACATATTTTAGTGTTGGTATCGGAAGCTCTTCCCTTAATTTTATTAAAACTGAAGTAGAACTCACACCTGTCATCTCTAAGTCTTGCTTTAACACAACACGATGAGCAAATATAGGTAAAATAAGTTCTTTGATATCATCAGGTATGACATAATCCCTTCCTCTGATAAAAGCTAAAGCTTGAGAAGCTTTCATTAAATCTATTGAAGCACGAGGACTCACACCTAGTAATAGATGTGGATGTCGGCGTGTAGCTTCAGATATTTGAACAATATATTCTTTTAAAGCACCGTCCACGTGAATCGTCTTAGCTTTTTTTTGTAATTCTACTATCTCTTCTTTGAATAACACTGTTTTTAATGTTTCTATTGGGTGACCGTTTTGTACTCTTTCCAACATGCTTACTTCCTGCTCTTTTTTAGGATAACCAAGATGAATTTTCATTAAAAACCGATCCATTTGCGCTTCAGGCAAAACGTATGTTCCTTCATATTCATAAGGATTTTGTGTTGCTAGAATCATAAATGGAGCCGGTAGTTTATATGTTGTTCCATCTACGGTTAAGCTTTTTTCAGCCATCGCTTCAAGTAAAGCAGACTGTGTTTTTGCCGACGTACGATTAATTTCATCAGCAAGCACAATGTTGGACATCAATGGTCCTGGTCTAAATTCAAATTCTCTAGTTTTTTGATTGTACATTGAAATACCCGTAATATCAGTTGGCAATAAATCCGGTGTAAACTGGATGCGATTGAAAGAACAATCAATAGATTTTGCCAGTGCTCGCACGAGCATTGTTTTCCCTACACCAGGAATATCTTCTATTAAGGCATGCCCTTGACTAATGAATGCAATGAGCACCTTTTCAATCGAATCTCTCTTTCCTATGATGACTTTCTCTATGTTTTGTATCACTCTTTCTATCATTTCTTGTGGTTGTTCAAATAAAAATGAAGAAGCATCTCTAGTATCCAATGATATAAACCTCCTCTATCACATTTGGTTCTTTTATTCTATTATTTCCATTTTTTTAGTATTTTATAACGTTAGAAAAAAAGAGAATATCATTTGGAAGACTTTTTCCAAGCAAAAAGGATAGATAAAACAGAAACATCTGCTTCATCTATCCTTCTCTTTCTACATATTGCTTTCAAATTTATCAGGTATTTCTATTACAATTCTCTCACAGCTTCTAATACCTTCTGAACATGTTCCTTCACTCTTACTTTACGCCACTCTTTTACTAATATTCCATCTGCATTAATTAAAAAAGTAGAACGCTCAACACCCATGTATTCTCTTCCATACATTTTTTTCAGAACCCAAACTCCGAACAATTCACACACCTTTTTTTCCACATCAGATAACAATAGAAATGGAAGATCATGTTTTTCAATAAATTTATCATGTGATTTTAAATCATCAGGACTGATACCAATCACCTCTGTATTCAGCTTCCCATAATCTCCATGATAATCTCTGAAATCACACGATTCAGTCGTACATCCCGGTGTCATATCCTTTGGATAAAAATAAATAACTACGTTTTTCCCACGAAAATCACTTAATGATACTTCTTTGCCATTAGATGCAGGTAGAGTAAAATTTGGAACTTCTTGTCCAACAGTTACTTGTGACATCTACATCACTCCCTTTTATTGAATTGAAAGAACTAACTAATCCCATTCATACATGCACATATCGTAACTTTAATCACTATTATACCGTTTATATTCAATCAAATCCAAGCACTTCCTTTTAACAACAAACATTTCAATTTGTAAGACAGCTTCATGAAAAAGGGAGTTACAAAAAAATCCATTTTAAAAAAAGATTAATAAAAATGGATTTCTTTAGATGAGTTATGTTAAAATGTTATGACTACATTGCCCTTTTTGTGTCCTGTTTCAACGTATTTATGTGCCTCTGATATTTGCTCCATTGGATAACTTCTATCGATTACAGATTTTAGTTTACCTGATTCAATAAGCCCTTTTAATAAATTTAAATCATTTTGAGTCCACGCAAAACTTGTCGCTGCAAATACTGCCTTTTTACTGCCAAATTTTGAAGTCCATAACATTTGAAGCATAATTGATAATGTAGGAATCGTTAAAAGGTAGACTCCGTTTTGCTTAAGTGAGCTCTTGCAACGTAAAAATGAACTTTTGCCTACTGTGTCAAAAATATAGTCATAAGTGTTACCATTTTTAGCAAAGTCCTTAGTTGTGTAATCAATCACATGATCAGCTCCCAAAGATTTCACTAAGTCTAAATTTTTTGTGCTGCATACCCCAGTTACTTCCGCTCCATAATATTTGGCAAGCTGAACTGCAAAAGTACCTATACCTCCAGCAGCACCAACGATAAGCATTTTTTGCCCTTTTTGAATTTTAATTTTATCTCTAAGGAAAATCAAAGCTGTTAATCCCCCATAAAGGACGGCAGCCGCTTCACCATAGGTCATATTAGTAGGTTTTAATCCAATAATCCCTTCTTCTGGCAAACATTTATATTCAGCATGCGCCCCTAAACTGTCACGGCTGAATCCAAAGACTTGATCACCTTTCTTGAATAACTTCACATTTTTTCCTACTGCTTCAACTTCCCCAGACGGGTAATGCCCAAGCATCGAATTTTTTGGTTTTATAAAGCCATTAAAAAATCTAATAATGAATGGGGTACCTCTGCGACTGATACAGTCCGTTGAGGTCACAATTGTTTCATAAATCCTAATCAATATTTCATTGTCCTTAGGTGAAGGCTTTTCTACTTCTTTAATTTTAAGGACATTCGGCGAGCCGTATTTTTGATACACTATTGCTTTCATCTGTTTGATCACTCCTTTTTGATTGATAAACAAATATTTATGAATTTTCACATTATTTTTCTTTACTTTTGTGTCTTGTTTTCAGTCTCATCCTCTATTGAGAAAGAAAAGACTTCTTCTAAAGGTGAGTTAAAGACATGAGCAATACGAAAAGCTAATTCCAAAGAAGGGGAATACTTGCCCTTTTCGATGGCTACGATAGTTTGTCGCGTTACGCCTACTTTTTCAGCTAATTGTTTTTGTGTCATTTCATCATGATAAAAACGTAATTTACGAATGTTGTTGTCAATAAGGCATTTACTCATTTTTAAAATCCTCTCCGATAATAATAGAGCATTGAAAGACTATCCATCATGGATCCCACAGATCCAGAGATAAAGAGGGTGGAGAACATCACATTAGGTGACATACCAATCGCTAGAGATCCCATTGCAAGCAAGAATCCGGTTACAAACACATAATAAGAGTTTCTTGTTGCTTTCAATTCAATTAATTTATCTCGTTCATCTGTAATGGAAGGTAATTCTTCTTTGGTTACAACTGTATTGATGATACCGAATAAAATTTGTACGACGATATTAACAACAATGGTCACGATAATTAATACAAAGAAGAGAGAGCCCCAAAAGCTAAAGATATTTCCGGAATTTAAAGTCCCTTCTTGAAATTTCAGAAACACATAAATAAAAAATCCTGTGGAAATAAATATCGTGCATATTAAATCAACAATTTTACTTTTTTCTCGATAAGACATTTCTTCCTCCTTAAGTCCATTTTAATTTACCTTTAGTAAATAATTATATACATATAGTAAAATAAAACATTCTAAATGTCAAATATATTTTACATAATAAATCTAAATTATTCCAAATAAAATTTAAATAGAATACCAGCTTTCTAAAGAATAATTAACTTTATAATAATAAATACTAATTTTGAATCAACAATTCTTAAAAAAGGTGAACGAAATGTCAAACGATATGCTTAATTTAGATGTGATAAAAAGGGCAATATCTTCAAATAATGCCCAATGGAAAGCAGAAGAATCTGTTATGTCCTTACTCCCGTTTGAGGAAAAGAAGCTATTACTAGGTGCAACTCCTCCTAAAGGAGAGCCTAGAGCAGAGGAGATTGAACAACTCATCATCTCAAAAAAAGAAAAGATGGAGAATGAAAGTTCTATCAAAGTGCCAACAACCTATGATTTAAGAAATGTAGATGGTAAAAATTTTGTAACAGATATCAAGGATCAGTTTAAAGATAAATGTGGTTCATGTGTAGCCTTTGGAACAATAGCTACTGTAGAGAGCAGCTTACGTGTTCAACATAACCATCCCGATCTCAACGTGGATCTTAGTGAAGCGCATTTATTTTTCTGTCACGGTCCTGAATGTGGAGCAGCTTGTAGGAGTGGATGGTGGCCGACCGCTGCATTAGAGACTTTTAAGAATAAAGGAGTTGTTGACGAAGAATGTTATAAATATGAAGATGGAATCGAGCATCAAGACTGCAGCGGGCTATGTACAGATTCAGAAAGTCGTACACAAAAGATTCAAGGGTATACAAATTTAACATGGAATCCTACTCAAATTAAAGAGTGGATATCATCGAAGGGACCAGTTAGCGCATGTTTTGTCGTATATGAGGACTTTTTTTGTTATAAATCTGGGATATATAAACATTGTGAAGGTGAAATTGTTTATGGGCACTGCGTTGCTATCGTCGGGTACAACGACAATCCAGGTTACTGGATTTGTAAGAATAGTTGGTCTAGTAAGTGGGGAGATCAAGGTTTCTTCAAAATCGCTTACGGCGAATGCGCAATTGATAGTTGGTTAAATCAAGGAGTAATTGTTAATTAAAATGCGAATTTATTGAATACCTCAAATTTATTATATAGATATATCAATTGCACATATTCTATCTCATTTCTAATTTGAATCATCAACTATTGGATTGAAGCCTTTTATCATCAGATAAACAGCCAGAACCAACTCAAATATAGCTAGTGGTATATTCATTATAAAGTAACTTGGGGTTACTATTTTAATTAAGTCAAACATCAACAGAAATGTTGCTATTAGTGTGAAAATAGAGCCAATAAAACCCCAGACTGAAAGCCATTTTGGAATAAGTTTCATTCGAAAAAAACAAAAATATAGTATTAAGCCACCTAAACTCCACGGTAGTATCATTCCAATATGATTCATCAAATCTCTACCTACTCTGAGTAATTCCCCTATAATTAGGAAATAGGATGGACTTGGCTGACCTTCTATTACAAAACGTTCACTTATGAATAATAGTAACAGAAGAGACACTATTCCAACAAAAAGAAAGGCCGCTCCAATAATTCTGAATCCGAAATACCCAAGGGCCATGCCTTCATTATGTTTCTTAATTATTGGATATAATAAAACCGCAATACACACATATACAGCAGCCATAGTAAATTGAAAAAAAGCAGCCATCAATACTTGCATTTTGATTGATGATAGTTTAATAAGATAATCCGATCTCTCTAGCGCTGGAACCGATGACAATATACCAAAAACTATTCCTAAGATTAATAATATTCCAAATGTTATCGCTGTTTTTCTGTTGGAATACATAATTCACTCCTCCTCATGGTACTGTTTAAATGTTAATGTATATCTTTGATTTGAATCACACCCATGATTTCCACTCTCCTTTTCACTATCCTTTTAAAAATTGTTTCCAAACTTTTAGCTCTAAAGGAATCATCTGTTTATATGATGTTGTCAGTATTTCTCTAACTTCTAATGGGACTTCATCTTGTTTGAGCTGTTCATCAAATATCTTTACAGCATTTCTTTTACTTCTTTTTAACTTCATAAACAATAAAGATAGTTTATTTAAAAACAATACAGAACCCAAAAAAATCTGTACAAATCCAACTGTCTTCCTTATCCATTTCATTGGTTTCTACTCTCCTTGATGTTGAGTATCATTAAAACTTTTCATTACATCTTTAAGCGAAAACATGTAGTCTTTAGCCATTTGCACAGCTACCTCCTGAGGAATTCCTGCATCCACTAATTCCTTATACAAAGAACCTACTGCTTTTCCCATATCACTTGCTGATTTTTGAGAATACAAGGTATTTAATAGATTAGTGATTAATTCAGGTACTTTTTTAGAAGCCACCTCTAATAATTCTGCTACTTCCTCTACAGAGGGGCCACCATGATTTTCATACTCATTATATTTATGATGATTAGACATTTGAATAACACTCCTTTATTTTTTATAACTAACCATTACTTCTAAAAACTGGCTTTAAACTTTTTGTTAATTGTAAAAACTCGCCTTTATACGTTGTTGTTAAAGTATTAAAAATATGATTTACTACATCAAATGGATTGAGTATCTTATTATTTTTCAACTGCAATGGCAAGTTAGAAGCTTCTGTTTCTTCCAACTGATCCGTATAGATTTGGGTTTTTATTCTTGAAAATAAATCTTCAGTAAACTGTTCATTAACTCCCTCTTTAATTGATAGTTCCTCTACTTTTTTATTCAACTCTACGAAATAAACGAGTTCATTCCTACAATGATTACAGGTTGCAATATGCTGATAAGCAGACACTTTTTCACTGCTGTTTAATGTTCCATTTACTAACCATGGGATGAGCTCCTGCATTTGAACACACACGTCACTCATTGCTCAACACCCCTTTCTCTAAACTCTTTCGCAACTGCTTCTTTAGTTGGTATACTCGGCTTTTCACAGTTCCCTCTGGTATTTTTAAAAGCTCTGATATTTCTTTGTAGGACATCTTCATGTAAAACACCAAATAAGTTAACTCTTGTTCATTAGGTTGCAAAGATTCCAGCGCTTTTTGAATAGAAATTTCATCTAATATTTGCTTCGAAAAATCTTCAGTTTCAGGAAAATGCTGTACACTTTCTAGCCATGTATTTTTTTCGTTGTTGTATTTACTTCTGTAGCGATCCATTAGTTTATGTTTTGCGATACTAATAATCCAAGTGGATACCGTTGATTTTTCATTATATTTGCCAGCACCTCTCCAAACCGCTAGAAAAACCTCCTGTAAAATATCTTCAATCATATGCGAATCATTCAGTCTTAACCTGAGATATCCCGTTACTTTTTGCACAAATTCTTTGTAGAGGATTTGAAACGAATCCATATCTCCTTCGGAAACTTTTATCACCAACTGTTTCCGGCGTTTTTCCTCATTTTTAACGCCGGTTGGTAAAAATCCATGCAACCACCTACTTTCAATCTCATGCTTTCATAATCTTAGTCGTTAAATTCTTCAAGAAGGTTCATTTTATTTAATACATTTTTTAATAATTATAAAATCTAACAGGAAATAGACCAAACAGCTCATGAATCACATTCTAATTCATGAGCTGTATGATCAATCTTTCTTTTAAAACTACATTTCTTTATATTATTCTTATCAATTACATTATTGTCTTAAAGGTAATATCACAGTAAATGATGTTCCTTTTTCAAATTCACTGTCTACTTTAATATGACCTTGATGGATGGAAACAATTTTATGTGCAATGGAAAGACCTAATCCATTTCCACCAAAAGATCTGGTCCTAGCTTTATCCGCTTTATAAAAACGTTCAAAAATATGTTGTAAATCTTCGGTTTTGATCCCAATGCCCGTATCTTTAAAAGTAACTTTAATGATGGATTCACTTTTATATAAAGATATATATATATAATTGTTGTCAGGTGTATATCTAATACTGTTTGTGAAAAGGTTTATCCATACCTGTTCCAATTGAAACTCATCTGCATGAATTGTAACTTTAGGTAAATTCAAATCAATTTTCAATTGCTTTTCAGACCATAGAGGTTCACTTTTAACTACAACTTTTCTAATTTGTTCATCTAGTTGATATGTTTTGGGGTGAAAAGGATGATGTTCAGAATCTAGAGATGCCAATTTTAATAAATCCTCACTCAATTTAGAAAGACGCTTACTTTCATCCTCAATGATTTGTAGATACTTATGTCTATCTTCTTCTTTAACCAGGTTATCCTTTATTGCTTTTGTAAAACCGCGAATCGAAGTTAAAGGAGATTGAATTTCATGAGATACATTTCCAACAAATT
The window above is part of the Chengkuizengella sp. SCS-71B genome. Proteins encoded here:
- a CDS encoding C1 family peptidase, translated to MSNDMLNLDVIKRAISSNNAQWKAEESVMSLLPFEEKKLLLGATPPKGEPRAEEIEQLIISKKEKMENESSIKVPTTYDLRNVDGKNFVTDIKDQFKDKCGSCVAFGTIATVESSLRVQHNHPDLNVDLSEAHLFFCHGPECGAACRSGWWPTAALETFKNKGVVDEECYKYEDGIEHQDCSGLCTDSESRTQKIQGYTNLTWNPTQIKEWISSKGPVSACFVVYEDFFCYKSGIYKHCEGEIVYGHCVAIVGYNDNPGYWICKNSWSSKWGDQGFFKIAYGECAIDSWLNQGVIVN
- a CDS encoding NAD(P)-dependent alcohol dehydrogenase codes for the protein MKAIVYQKYGSPNVLKIKEVEKPSPKDNEILIRIYETIVTSTDCISRRGTPFIIRFFNGFIKPKNSMLGHYPSGEVEAVGKNVKLFKKGDQVFGFSRDSLGAHAEYKCLPEEGIIGLKPTNMTYGEAAAVLYGGLTALIFLRDKIKIQKGQKMLIVGAAGGIGTFAVQLAKYYGAEVTGVCSTKNLDLVKSLGADHVIDYTTKDFAKNGNTYDYIFDTVGKSSFLRCKSSLKQNGVYLLTIPTLSIMLQMLWTSKFGSKKAVFAATSFAWTQNDLNLLKGLIESGKLKSVIDRSYPMEQISEAHKYVETGHKKGNVVITF
- a CDS encoding helix-turn-helix transcriptional regulator encodes the protein MSKCLIDNNIRKLRFYHDEMTQKQLAEKVGVTRQTIVAIEKGKYSPSLELAFRIAHVFNSPLEEVFSFSIEDETENKTQK
- the bcp gene encoding thioredoxin-dependent thiol peroxidase yields the protein MSQVTVGQEVPNFTLPASNGKEVSLSDFRGKNVVIYFYPKDMTPGCTTESCDFRDYHGDYGKLNTEVIGISPDDLKSHDKFIEKHDLPFLLLSDVEKKVCELFGVWVLKKMYGREYMGVERSTFLINADGILVKEWRKVRVKEHVQKVLEAVREL
- a CDS encoding DUF4386 domain-containing protein, which encodes MYSNRKTAITFGILLILGIVFGILSSVPALERSDYLIKLSSIKMQVLMAAFFQFTMAAVYVCIAVLLYPIIKKHNEGMALGYFGFRIIGAAFLFVGIVSLLLLLFISERFVIEGQPSPSYFLIIGELLRVGRDLMNHIGMILPWSLGGLILYFCFFRMKLIPKWLSVWGFIGSIFTLIATFLLMFDLIKIVTPSYFIMNIPLAIFELVLAVYLMIKGFNPIVDDSN
- a CDS encoding DUF58 domain-containing protein — its product is MNNLKMIFILLMWASSLSYSWFKGGYSSWFVSYCLSLLLLYFIIVRLTNRKLKAQREISSEKWTSGENILVKVNIHLQTWIPFVWVIVEDEWHKQTYLPKFQSTFQYDYLIVNSQRGKYRSEGIQIVIKDLFGFIHKKIMVKSKLHFIVYPEPFPIVKWRNIHSESEDSNQTSSKRSHESLQFSGVRDYSYSDPMNRIHWKMSAKSNKLKTKEREFSVDQQMMVFLDAFQNADQLDSSCFETAVQIAASLLIYGKNQKFGMGLVSNNLEQYKEPLSSSINMQQVFEFLATVTPNGEGSFYETIRHQMMSLHKDVANVCITSNLDDQFINTCLFLRKQLRKINIVFIYESAVLNIKQRKYIKSLEEMGCHIELVKSRDSHSEIKQGGLKHGA
- a CDS encoding MoxR family ATPase, whose product is MIERVIQNIEKVIIGKRDSIEKVLIAFISQGHALIEDIPGVGKTMLVRALAKSIDCSFNRIQFTPDLLPTDITGISMYNQKTREFEFRPGPLMSNIVLADEINRTSAKTQSALLEAMAEKSLTVDGTTYKLPAPFMILATQNPYEYEGTYVLPEAQMDRFLMKIHLGYPKKEQEVSMLERVQNGHPIETLKTVLFKEEIVELQKKAKTIHVDGALKEYIVQISEATRRHPHLLLGVSPRASIDLMKASQALAFIRGRDYVIPDDIKELILPIFAHRVVLKQDLEMTGVSSTSVLIKLREELPIPTLKYVSLG
- a CDS encoding RNA polymerase sigma factor; this translates as MHGFLPTGVKNEEKRRKQLVIKVSEGDMDSFQILYKEFVQKVTGYLRLRLNDSHMIEDILQEVFLAVWRGAGKYNEKSTVSTWIISIAKHKLMDRYRSKYNNEKNTWLESVQHFPETEDFSKQILDEISIQKALESLQPNEQELTYLVFYMKMSYKEISELLKIPEGTVKSRVYQLKKQLRKSLEKGVLSNE